One Shewanella sp. MR-4 DNA window includes the following coding sequences:
- a CDS encoding DNA-3-methyladenine glycosylase 2 family protein, translating into MSRDPRFDGKFFVGVLSTGIYCRTVCPAVAPKEENVRYFDSAIKAAQAGLRPCLRCRPDSAPGSNPWKGTNTTLDRAIGLIEAGTLSGEQALTVEALADKLGISSRYLNKLFTAGFGTSPKQFALYRQLLFAKQLLHQTQLPITQVALAAGFNSIRRFNEAFQQALQLTPTQLRKSSQKSTTKIDDGESVELVCSQEMPAHSLSLYQYYRPPLDWSAQLAFYRLRAVAGMEWFSETEDSHAHGAIDQDTPLEYGRTLQLEDIRAVVHIVHEASLHRFKITLTLTPDSPLSGLQKLITQVRRILDLDADMQQIEHNLEHLTDLKLSSKSGLRIPGAGTVFEAGCRAVLGQQVSVVQATKLLNILVEAYGERFSLNGREYRLFPTPQAIREASLDELKMPGARKLALNALAAFICEQPEASVDEWIGVKGIGPWTIAYAKLRGLGDPNIFLHTDLIVKKQLLASVAAQKGVDIEAVKQLDYTTLAQRVSADIAPWGSYLTFQLWSNA; encoded by the coding sequence ATGAGTCGCGATCCGCGTTTTGATGGTAAGTTCTTTGTGGGCGTGTTAAGTACGGGGATTTATTGCCGAACAGTATGCCCAGCAGTGGCGCCGAAGGAAGAAAATGTTCGTTATTTTGACTCGGCCATTAAAGCTGCGCAGGCGGGACTTAGACCTTGCCTGCGTTGCCGCCCCGATAGCGCCCCTGGTTCTAATCCTTGGAAAGGTACTAACACTACCTTAGACAGAGCGATAGGCTTGATTGAAGCTGGCACCTTATCTGGCGAACAAGCATTAACGGTTGAGGCCTTGGCAGATAAACTGGGGATCAGCAGCCGTTATTTAAATAAATTATTTACCGCAGGATTTGGCACATCACCAAAGCAATTTGCCCTCTATCGTCAGTTATTGTTCGCAAAACAGTTATTGCATCAAACGCAGTTGCCCATCACTCAGGTCGCCCTTGCCGCAGGTTTTAACAGTATTCGTCGTTTCAACGAGGCGTTTCAGCAGGCATTGCAATTAACGCCTACGCAGTTACGAAAATCGAGCCAGAAGTCGACGACGAAAATAGACGACGGGGAGAGTGTCGAACTCGTTTGTTCGCAGGAGATGCCAGCGCATAGCTTGAGTCTGTATCAGTACTACCGGCCGCCACTCGATTGGTCGGCGCAATTAGCCTTTTATCGCCTGCGCGCCGTCGCTGGCATGGAATGGTTTAGTGAAACAGAAGACTCTCACGCCCATGGGGCGATTGACCAAGATACGCCACTTGAGTATGGCCGCACTCTGCAACTTGAGGATATCCGCGCTGTGGTGCATATCGTCCATGAGGCGTCTTTGCATCGCTTTAAAATCACGCTGACGTTAACGCCCGACTCGCCCTTATCGGGTCTACAAAAGCTCATCACCCAAGTGCGGCGCATTTTAGATCTCGATGCCGACATGCAGCAGATTGAACACAATTTAGAGCACTTGACCGATCTTAAACTCAGTAGCAAATCCGGGCTTAGGATCCCGGGCGCTGGCACTGTGTTTGAGGCGGGTTGCCGAGCGGTCTTAGGCCAGCAGGTGAGCGTAGTGCAGGCCACTAAATTACTGAATATATTGGTCGAAGCCTATGGCGAGCGCTTTAGTTTAAACGGGCGGGAATATCGACTATTCCCCACGCCGCAGGCGATTCGTGAGGCGAGTCTCGATGAGCTTAAAATGCCCGGTGCGCGCAAATTGGCGCTCAATGCGCTTGCGGCGTTTATCTGTGAGCAGCCCGAAGCCTCAGTCGATGAGTGGATTGGGGTAAAAGGCATCGGCCCTTGGACCATTGCCTATGCCAAACTGCGAGGACTTGGCGATCCGAATATCTTCTTGCACACGGATTTAATTGTTAAAAAACAATTGTTAGCCAGTGTTGCCGCGCAAAAAGGCGTGGATATTGAAGCGGTAAAGCAGCTGGATTATACAACGCTTGCACAGCGGGTGAGCGCGGATATCGCCCCTTGGGGGAGTTATTTAACTTTCCAGCTGTGGTCCAATGCATAA
- a CDS encoding methylated-DNA--[protein]-cysteine S-methyltransferase, with protein MSQNLSQLISAPTAKDYQPCAVDSLSTPVGELQLNANAYGLSHLTVVGSNRTEIPLKVATDDELARAKSHIEQAKAQLQDYFRGELTEFHLNLAPKGTEFQQQVWQALVQVGYGQSCSYGDIAQRIDRPKAVRAVGAANGANPIAIIVPCHRIIGKNGQLTGYAYGLTMKQQLLMLESTSKGAHFTLE; from the coding sequence ATGAGCCAGAATTTATCCCAATTGATTAGCGCGCCAACGGCCAAAGATTATCAGCCCTGCGCTGTCGATAGCTTAAGTACCCCTGTGGGCGAACTACAACTCAATGCTAATGCTTACGGATTGAGCCATTTAACGGTCGTTGGCTCGAACCGAACGGAGATCCCGCTAAAGGTTGCAACTGATGACGAACTTGCGCGAGCCAAAAGCCATATTGAGCAGGCAAAGGCGCAGCTTCAAGATTATTTTCGCGGTGAGCTAACCGAGTTCCACTTAAACTTAGCGCCTAAGGGCACCGAGTTTCAGCAGCAGGTGTGGCAGGCGCTGGTGCAGGTCGGTTATGGCCAGAGTTGCAGTTATGGCGATATCGCCCAGCGTATCGACAGGCCCAAAGCCGTTAGGGCGGTGGGGGCCGCCAATGGCGCCAATCCCATCGCGATTATTGTGCCCTGTCACCGTATCATTGGTAAAAATGGCCAATTAACCGGTTATGCTTATGGACTAACGATGAAACAACAGCTGTTAATGCTGGAATCGACAAGCAAGGGAGCGCATTTTACGTTAGAATAG